A portion of the Paenibacillus marchantiae genome contains these proteins:
- a CDS encoding ABC transporter permease encodes MEANRVPQADIGSKPNRKTKKRYKQPWILHLMVLPAAIMVFIFSYIPMSGILMAFQDYKPALGFFDSEWVGLKHFRYMWENDYFLQITWNTLFFACSKIIMNLIIPFVFALLLNEVRKIALKRTIQTLVYLPHFLSWVTLSGILIDILAQTGIINQFLVSVFGIKPIFFLGDGSWFRFTIIASDVWKEFGFNTIIFLAALSGINPALYEAAEVDGAGRWKQTMYITIPALIPIGIVIATLALGNVLNANFDQIFNLYSPLIYQQGDIIDTFVYREGLLSGQFSFATAVNLFKSVISLILIVISYRLAYRFAGYRIF; translated from the coding sequence ATGGAAGCTAACCGTGTACCTCAGGCGGACATTGGGAGCAAGCCGAACAGAAAAACAAAAAAACGCTATAAACAACCATGGATTCTGCACTTGATGGTGTTGCCGGCGGCCATTATGGTCTTTATTTTTTCGTATATTCCGATGTCCGGGATTCTTATGGCATTTCAAGACTATAAACCTGCACTTGGTTTTTTCGATTCCGAATGGGTCGGACTGAAGCATTTCAGATACATGTGGGAAAATGATTATTTCCTGCAAATTACGTGGAATACGCTGTTTTTTGCCTGTTCCAAGATCATCATGAACCTAATTATTCCGTTTGTCTTCGCCTTGTTGCTTAATGAGGTACGGAAGATTGCACTGAAAAGAACGATTCAAACGCTCGTATATTTGCCGCACTTTTTGTCTTGGGTTACACTGTCAGGCATTCTGATCGACATTCTAGCGCAGACGGGTATTATCAATCAGTTCTTAGTCTCCGTATTCGGTATTAAGCCAATATTCTTTCTGGGGGATGGCAGCTGGTTCCGGTTTACGATTATTGCGAGTGATGTCTGGAAAGAGTTTGGATTCAATACGATCATCTTCCTCGCGGCACTGTCTGGCATTAACCCTGCACTGTATGAAGCAGCTGAAGTGGATGGGGCGGGACGGTGGAAGCAAACGATGTATATTACCATCCCGGCACTTATTCCGATTGGGATCGTCATTGCAACCCTGGCACTGGGTAATGTGCTCAACGCCAACTTTGACCAGATCTTTAACTTATATAGTCCATTGATTTATCAGCAAGGTGATATTATAGATACGTTTGTGTATAGAGAAGGTCTGTTAAGTGGGCAGTTCAGTTTCGCTACCGCCGTGAATCTGTTCAAGTCGGTCATTAGTTTGATCCTGATTGTGATCTCCTACCGACTGGCTTACCGATTCGCCGGATACCGAATTTTCTAG
- a CDS encoding NAD(P)H oxidoreductase: MNVLVVVSHSRKDSLTFQVTEHFVQGLAEAGHDFEILDLHGIGFNPVLQGIDEPDFTKEHQVFSPEIEAEIERLKKHDAVAFVFPLWWWHLPAMLKGYVDRVMNNGFAYGSNKLHHQQMLWIALAGVTEEQMQKRNYDESITNLLNVGIANYCGVPQSSVEFLYETLDAQPEHYEALLKQAYQLGLNYDNAIPTP; the protein is encoded by the coding sequence ATGAATGTATTAGTCGTTGTGTCGCATTCGAGAAAAGATTCCCTGACCTTCCAGGTTACCGAGCATTTCGTGCAGGGCCTTGCCGAGGCTGGTCACGATTTTGAGATATTGGATTTGCATGGCATTGGCTTCAACCCTGTTCTCCAAGGCATAGATGAACCTGACTTTACCAAGGAACATCAGGTTTTCTCCCCTGAGATAGAAGCGGAGATCGAGCGATTGAAGAAGCACGATGCTGTCGCTTTTGTGTTTCCTCTCTGGTGGTGGCATCTGCCAGCCATGCTGAAAGGGTATGTGGATCGTGTCATGAACAACGGGTTTGCCTACGGCTCGAACAAGCTTCATCATCAGCAGATGTTATGGATTGCTCTTGCGGGCGTGACGGAAGAACAGATGCAGAAGCGAAACTATGATGAATCAATCACGAATCTGCTCAATGTGGGTATTGCCAATTACTGCGGCGTGCCCCAGTCGAGCGTTGAATTTTTATATGAAACGTTGGATGCGCAGCCTGAGCATTATGAGGCACTTCTGAAACAGGCGTATCAGTTGGGACTAAATTATGATAACGCTATCCCGACTCCATAA
- a CDS encoding SHOCT domain-containing protein yields MKALSIIGIVLFTLTFFMIFGLGPEDPDGAAIFGLFSMLYAIPFSIVVLVRANKLKKPRVNVHEQLLQLGELREKNIITEFEFEQKKEKLFSKIK; encoded by the coding sequence TTGAAAGCATTGTCGATCATTGGTATTGTGTTATTTACATTAACGTTTTTTATGATATTCGGATTAGGGCCAGAAGATCCTGATGGCGCAGCAATCTTCGGACTTTTCAGTATGCTGTACGCCATACCTTTTTCAATTGTAGTTTTGGTTAGAGCAAATAAATTAAAAAAGCCACGTGTAAATGTTCACGAACAGCTTCTGCAATTAGGTGAGTTGAGAGAAAAAAATATCATTACTGAGTTTGAGTTTGAACAAAAGAAAGAGAAGCTGTTCTCTAAAATTAAGTAG
- a CDS encoding winged helix-turn-helix transcriptional regulator has translation MGGKWKPLIIYHLMTGRKRTSELRRLIPDITQKMLTTQLRGLEKDEIVQRKVYSEVPPKVEYELTDYGWGLKPALDHLCYWGEEHLEKVHGDKFKVLEEFDSPEY, from the coding sequence ATGGGCGGGAAGTGGAAGCCTTTGATTATTTATCATTTGATGACCGGACGGAAACGCACGTCGGAGCTTCGAAGATTGATACCGGACATTACGCAGAAGATGCTGACAACACAGCTCAGAGGTCTGGAAAAGGACGAGATTGTACAGCGCAAGGTATATTCGGAGGTACCTCCCAAAGTGGAATATGAGTTGACGGACTACGGCTGGGGACTCAAGCCCGCCCTGGACCATTTATGTTATTGGGGAGAAGAGCACCTTGAAAAGGTTCACGGGGATAAGTTCAAGGTGTTGGAGGAGTTTGACTCTCCAGAGTATTGA
- a CDS encoding cation diffusion facilitator family transporter: MSGHHHNHDHGHNHGSTNNKKVLLFSFIIITVYMIVEAVGGFITNSLALISDAGHMLSDSIALGIALLAFTFGEKAVNTGKTYGYRRFEILAATLNGVTLIAISLYIFYEAIGRFINPPEVATVGMLIISIIGLLINILVAWIMMRGSDTEKNLNMRGAYLHVISDMLGSVGAIAAALLMMFFGWGWADPLASVIVAVLVLRSGFFVTKSSLHILMEGTPANVDVNDLVQTIKQVDGVKGVHDVHVWSITSNLNALTAHIVVDGTMDVYASEVLVQKIEHLLEHKEIKHVTLQVESEKHLHDTSVLCTVKGDAPDAHGHHHH; encoded by the coding sequence ATGTCCGGACATCATCACAACCACGACCATGGACACAATCATGGTAGTACCAATAACAAGAAAGTACTGTTGTTTTCCTTCATTATTATTACCGTTTATATGATTGTTGAAGCCGTTGGTGGATTCATCACCAACAGCTTGGCCCTCATCTCCGATGCAGGTCATATGTTGTCTGATTCCATAGCTTTGGGGATTGCCTTGCTGGCGTTCACCTTTGGCGAAAAAGCGGTGAATACAGGCAAAACGTACGGGTACAGACGCTTTGAGATTTTGGCAGCCACGTTAAATGGGGTCACCTTAATCGCCATCTCACTTTACATCTTTTACGAAGCAATTGGTCGCTTCATCAACCCACCAGAAGTCGCAACAGTCGGTATGTTGATCATCAGTATCATCGGCTTGCTCATTAATATCCTGGTGGCATGGATCATGATGCGCGGTAGCGATACGGAGAAAAACTTGAATATGCGCGGAGCATACCTGCATGTCATTAGTGATATGCTCGGATCGGTTGGCGCCATTGCTGCTGCTTTGCTTATGATGTTCTTCGGTTGGGGCTGGGCCGATCCACTCGCAAGTGTCATTGTAGCTGTACTGGTTCTACGCAGTGGATTCTTTGTCACCAAATCATCCTTGCATATCTTGATGGAGGGAACGCCAGCGAATGTGGATGTAAATGACCTTGTTCAGACCATCAAACAAGTCGATGGCGTCAAAGGCGTGCACGACGTGCATGTCTGGTCCATCACCAGCAACCTGAATGCACTGACCGCTCATATCGTGGTGGATGGAACGATGGATGTGTATGCATCCGAGGTGCTTGTTCAGAAGATTGAGCATCTGTTGGAGCATAAAGAAATCAAGCATGTGACCTTGCAAGTCGAATCTGAAAAACATCTTCACGACACCTCGGTTTTATGCACTGTCAAAGGTGACGCACCGGATGCTCATGGGCATCATCATCATTGA
- a CDS encoding helix-turn-helix domain-containing protein, whose amino-acid sequence MIKLYIEGYSEKEVASQMNISQQAVNKWKKKMLKHLSETVNL is encoded by the coding sequence ATGATTAAGTTATACATAGAAGGTTATTCAGAAAAAGAAGTTGCGAGTCAAATGAATATAAGTCAACAGGCGGTGAACAAATGGAAGAAAAAGATGCTCAAACATTTATCAGAGACAGTGAATTTGTAA
- a CDS encoding NUDIX domain-containing protein, translating to MGMSDYYKNLREKIGNELIFMPGVAGVIRNEQGEILFGRKHNETNWGLIAGAIELGETPAQAMIREAWEETGLIIEPEKVIGIYGGEEQRFTYSNGHQVEYLTIVFECSIKSGQLASDNEEIKDLQFFPENELPPIANKYPDYIFSSNQEERAHFIK from the coding sequence ATGGGCATGTCTGATTATTATAAAAACCTTAGGGAAAAGATCGGAAACGAGCTGATTTTTATGCCAGGTGTGGCTGGGGTTATCCGAAATGAACAAGGAGAGATCTTGTTCGGTCGTAAACATAATGAAACCAACTGGGGCTTAATTGCTGGGGCAATCGAGCTCGGTGAGACACCTGCTCAAGCGATGATAAGAGAAGCATGGGAAGAGACAGGACTTATCATAGAACCGGAGAAAGTGATAGGGATTTATGGTGGTGAAGAGCAGCGGTTTACATACAGTAATGGTCACCAAGTTGAATATTTAACGATCGTATTTGAATGCAGTATCAAGTCTGGACAACTGGCATCCGATAATGAAGAGATAAAGGATCTGCAATTTTTCCCCGAGAATGAGCTTCCACCTATTGCAAACAAGTATCCAGATTATATTTTTAGTTCTAACCAAGAGGAAAGGGCGCATTTTATTAAATAG
- a CDS encoding sensor histidine kinase, with the protein MNIWKRFISFGRTSRSRFSLFAKINCLIVVMFIPIIIMNTYSNNVTYDVVSKELQVSNTKQLTFLSSQIDSRINQMMDFSLILSRDPNVRAFNGLNIWNDRYDKMQTRYVIQEKLMLQSGVTDIWPTRYAVHSQQNQDVIANYNRTTGYDEDYLKRNMSGQWTYGDGAESKEDLKSFYWFFTDSLAQPGMLTGSNLVIEASFSYENIQNMLDTYKEGGQGDPFFYHKGNSPILNRSADKQLSEELIRYLDEHSSEDTTQDVVKLNGKKYLVSSVKSSYLDWHLVDVVPLYQILQPISLSRNMFYLFMILLFVVGISASILLYRNIQYPIKKLIQGLRRVQRGDYSVRLHSKDQNEFSFLFHRFNDMSHQIQDLIENVFQEKIRAKEATLKQLQAQINPHFLYNCLGYIINMAQMKDEQAVVSMAHNLSAYYRYTTRVERETSSLKEEINLLVNYLDIQKLRNGRIEYHIDIPEDMLAQSVPRLMLQPIVENSVIHGVAKSYSSGEIRITGESSNGFCKIYIDDDGPGLSPDLLEALNLKMQQPLQEEMGCGLWNTNQRIMHLFGNQSYLLFGPSPLGGFRTEMVWEIPKEDTDSDKGNTDNN; encoded by the coding sequence ATGAATATATGGAAGCGCTTTATATCATTTGGAAGAACGTCTAGATCCCGGTTTAGTTTGTTTGCCAAAATAAACTGTTTAATTGTGGTCATGTTCATCCCCATTATTATCATGAATACTTACTCCAACAACGTCACTTATGATGTTGTAAGCAAAGAGCTACAGGTCTCCAATACGAAGCAGCTTACGTTTTTATCCAGTCAGATCGATTCCCGTATTAATCAGATGATGGATTTCAGTCTTATTCTTTCGAGAGATCCCAATGTCAGAGCATTTAATGGCTTGAACATATGGAATGATCGATATGACAAGATGCAGACCCGATATGTCATTCAGGAAAAGCTGATGCTTCAATCCGGTGTTACCGATATATGGCCTACTCGATACGCTGTGCATTCACAACAGAATCAAGATGTCATTGCCAACTATAATAGAACAACCGGGTATGATGAGGATTACCTGAAAAGAAATATGAGCGGACAATGGACATACGGTGATGGTGCTGAGTCCAAAGAGGATCTGAAATCCTTTTACTGGTTCTTTACGGATTCCTTGGCCCAGCCGGGCATGTTGACGGGAAGCAATCTGGTGATTGAAGCCAGCTTCAGTTATGAGAATATTCAGAACATGCTGGATACGTATAAGGAAGGTGGACAAGGTGATCCCTTCTTTTATCACAAAGGAAATTCGCCCATTCTGAACCGTAGTGCAGACAAGCAGCTATCGGAAGAACTCATTCGTTATCTGGATGAACACTCGTCAGAGGATACCACACAGGATGTCGTCAAGCTGAACGGGAAAAAGTACCTGGTGAGCTCGGTGAAATCGTCCTATCTGGATTGGCATTTGGTCGACGTGGTTCCACTCTATCAGATTCTGCAGCCGATCTCGCTCAGTCGGAACATGTTCTATCTCTTTATGATTTTGCTGTTTGTGGTGGGCATTTCCGCTTCGATCCTGTTATATCGAAACATTCAATATCCGATCAAAAAGCTGATCCAGGGCTTACGCCGCGTGCAGCGCGGAGATTATTCCGTCCGTTTGCATAGCAAGGATCAGAATGAATTCTCATTTTTGTTCCATCGATTCAATGATATGTCACATCAGATTCAAGACCTGATCGAGAACGTGTTCCAGGAAAAAATCAGGGCTAAGGAAGCTACGCTGAAACAGTTACAGGCGCAGATTAATCCTCATTTTCTATATAACTGTCTTGGCTATATCATCAACATGGCCCAGATGAAGGACGAGCAAGCCGTCGTCTCTATGGCGCATAACCTCAGTGCCTACTATCGTTATACGACACGAGTGGAGCGGGAGACATCTTCTCTAAAAGAAGAAATCAATCTGCTCGTCAACTATTTGGATATCCAGAAGCTGCGTAATGGCAGAATTGAATACCATATCGACATCCCTGAGGATATGCTAGCCCAGTCGGTACCACGATTAATGCTTCAACCCATTGTGGAGAATTCCGTCATTCATGGCGTGGCGAAGTCGTATTCATCCGGCGAAATTCGAATTACGGGCGAGAGCTCGAACGGGTTCTGTAAAATTTACATCGATGACGACGGACCCGGCTTGAGCCCGGATCTGTTGGAGGCGTTGAATCTGAAAATGCAGCAGCCGCTGCAGGAGGAAATGGGCTGTGGCCTCTGGAACACGAATCAGCGAATCATGCATTTATTCGGTAATCAATCCTACCTTCTATTCGGCCCATCCCCTCTCGGCGGATTCCGAACCGAGATGGTCTGGGAGATCCCGAAAGAGGATACTGATTCCGATAAAGGAAATACCGATAATAATTGA
- a CDS encoding type 2 periplasmic-binding domain-containing protein gives MIKFKTWWSLLMVIALITITACGSGDTASDNGTKDDTPATVGSAEAEAAFAKGKYDPPIEFSSVLMPKKYVQGDTKENNVHDRWMLETLGMKHKDTWYPANDDQYRQKLQLAIASGEKLPDFVSVPTNAVLTNQLIDSGQFIAIDELFDKYASQTLKDHAAAHPELWYPFTKDGKKYNMPIMEYTDNDDTLLWLREDWMEKLNLEAPKTIADLENIMDKFKNENPDGLSPDKVFPLAISLKNNTNTWMGQLDWLFGAYGTIEEQWNKDANGNLEYGSVNPGAKQALAKLAEWMNKGYIHTDSALWDERKASESWTKGAAGILPGANWVPDWPAPDLLKNVPGSKYKAYPVPAGPDGKIGTKWQNSGVNASIMINKDAKHPEAIFLYYNYLLDNLANPTAGSEYEYGFAKGYDWDIIDGQPTSDKEKIKDFSNEFPFLTGPARIPDLYMKTLVKLANGEKPETPYEKQMAEFRKPENWYAGKVVMSQIDIRKQNYFTGAATPTMVSKWNLLRQSEMETFNKIIYGQLPVDAFDQFVANWKSNGGDQITQEVNDWYKSVSGK, from the coding sequence ATGATCAAATTCAAAACATGGTGGTCACTGCTCATGGTTATCGCACTTATCACGATCACTGCGTGCGGCAGTGGCGATACAGCCAGTGACAATGGTACCAAAGATGATACACCGGCGACCGTCGGTTCAGCTGAAGCAGAAGCTGCTTTTGCCAAAGGAAAATACGACCCACCAATCGAATTCAGTTCGGTATTGATGCCGAAGAAATACGTGCAAGGGGACACCAAAGAAAATAACGTTCACGATCGCTGGATGCTGGAAACGCTGGGTATGAAGCATAAAGATACCTGGTATCCGGCCAATGACGATCAATACAGACAAAAGCTGCAACTGGCTATCGCCTCTGGCGAGAAGCTGCCTGATTTCGTGTCCGTACCGACCAATGCGGTATTGACCAATCAGTTGATCGACTCCGGTCAATTCATCGCCATTGATGAGTTGTTCGACAAGTACGCGAGTCAGACCCTGAAAGATCATGCAGCAGCACATCCTGAACTGTGGTATCCATTCACCAAGGATGGCAAGAAATACAACATGCCGATCATGGAGTATACGGATAACGACGATACGCTGCTCTGGCTACGTGAGGACTGGATGGAGAAGCTGAACCTGGAAGCTCCGAAAACCATTGCAGACCTTGAGAACATCATGGACAAATTCAAAAACGAGAACCCGGACGGTCTGTCTCCAGACAAAGTATTCCCGCTCGCGATCTCGCTGAAAAATAACACCAACACCTGGATGGGGCAGCTTGACTGGTTGTTCGGTGCATACGGCACAATCGAGGAGCAATGGAACAAAGACGCAAACGGCAATCTGGAGTACGGCTCCGTTAACCCGGGTGCGAAACAAGCCCTTGCCAAGCTGGCTGAATGGATGAACAAAGGTTATATCCATACCGACTCCGCCCTGTGGGATGAACGTAAAGCATCAGAAAGCTGGACAAAAGGCGCAGCGGGCATTCTGCCTGGCGCAAACTGGGTACCCGACTGGCCGGCACCTGACCTGCTGAAGAACGTACCTGGCTCAAAATATAAAGCTTACCCTGTTCCGGCTGGCCCAGACGGCAAGATCGGTACGAAGTGGCAGAATTCTGGCGTCAACGCAAGTATCATGATTAACAAGGATGCGAAGCATCCAGAAGCCATCTTCCTGTACTACAACTACTTGCTCGATAACCTGGCTAACCCGACTGCGGGCAGTGAGTATGAATACGGCTTCGCCAAAGGTTACGACTGGGATATCATTGACGGACAACCGACCAGTGACAAAGAGAAGATCAAAGACTTCTCCAACGAGTTCCCGTTCCTGACTGGCCCGGCTCGTATTCCGGATCTGTACATGAAAACACTCGTGAAGCTGGCCAACGGCGAGAAGCCTGAAACACCTTACGAGAAACAAATGGCCGAATTCCGTAAACCGGAAAACTGGTATGCAGGTAAAGTCGTTATGTCCCAGATCGACATCCGTAAACAAAACTATTTCACTGGCGCAGCCACACCAACCATGGTATCCAAATGGAACCTGCTCCGCCAGTCCGAGATGGAAACCTTCAACAAAATCATCTACGGCCAACTGCCGGTTGATGCATTTGACCAATTCGTAGCCAACTGGAAATCCAATGGCGGTGATCAGATCACGCAAGAAGTGAATGATTGGTATAAGTCGGTGAGTGGGAAGTAA
- a CDS encoding aspartyl-phosphate phosphatase Spo0E family protein has product MSQLLDLLEEERRKLNQLGEASLKQAIPLWDNPEVQEQSRRVDELVARVSEMKARHHRVVR; this is encoded by the coding sequence ATGAGCCAGTTGCTTGACTTATTGGAAGAGGAACGGCGCAAACTTAATCAGCTAGGTGAGGCATCCTTGAAGCAAGCGATTCCGTTGTGGGACAATCCCGAGGTTCAGGAACAGAGCCGAAGGGTGGATGAACTGGTGGCACGAGTGAGTGAAATGAAGGCGAGACATCACCGAGTTGTACGATGA
- a CDS encoding carbohydrate ABC transporter permease has translation MYHKTMPYRIFSIFNNVLLTILSLLCLLPLYHLLMVSLSASAPANAGLVTFWPIGFTLEAYAKTFVNTNFLSSLWVSIQRTVLGTGLALIVNTIAAYALSKETRVFRARNIYLWYFVITMLFSGGLIPGYILILKLGLMNTLLALILPGLVAVFNIILLLNFFRTVPKDLEEAAFIDGAGHLQTFIKIYLPVSVPVIATVSLFMMVGHWNSYFDGIIYIRDAEKLPLATFMQTIIVQADMSKLDPEVVANLSQRTIRASQIFISALPILLVYPFLQRYFVTGIVVGAVKE, from the coding sequence ATGTATCATAAAACGATGCCTTACCGCATATTCAGCATATTCAACAATGTGTTACTGACCATCCTTTCGCTGCTCTGCTTGCTGCCGTTGTATCACTTGCTCATGGTATCACTGAGCGCATCTGCTCCTGCCAATGCTGGACTGGTGACGTTCTGGCCGATTGGTTTTACACTGGAGGCGTATGCCAAGACGTTTGTCAATACCAATTTCCTCTCCTCCTTGTGGGTGTCCATACAGCGGACGGTACTTGGAACGGGGCTTGCGTTAATCGTGAATACGATTGCAGCCTATGCGCTCTCCAAGGAGACGCGGGTGTTCCGTGCACGCAACATCTATCTGTGGTATTTTGTCATCACGATGCTGTTCAGTGGTGGCCTCATTCCGGGGTATATCCTGATTCTGAAGCTGGGATTGATGAATACATTACTCGCCTTGATCCTGCCGGGATTGGTTGCGGTGTTCAACATTATTCTGCTGCTGAATTTCTTCCGTACTGTACCGAAGGATCTGGAGGAAGCTGCATTTATTGATGGGGCAGGGCACTTGCAGACATTTATCAAAATCTATCTGCCCGTCTCCGTACCTGTCATTGCAACGGTTTCCCTCTTCATGATGGTCGGACATTGGAACTCGTACTTTGACGGGATTATCTACATCCGTGATGCAGAAAAGCTGCCATTGGCAACATTTATGCAGACGATCATCGTCCAGGCTGATATGTCGAAGCTCGACCCGGAAGTGGTTGCAAACCTATCCCAACGGACCATACGGGCTTCGCAGATCTTTATCAGCGCACTGCCGATCCTGCTTGTGTATCCGTTCCTGCAACGTTATTTTGTAACGGGGATCGTAGTTGGTGCTGTGAAGGAGTAG
- a CDS encoding response regulator transcription factor: protein MQMIIVDDEAHWVDNLSMTKPWHTLGIEQVHKAYSAHEALQLIDTHPIDIVISDIQMPEMTGIELIERIRVRDKKIKCILLSGHSEFDYAKKAIQFEAVDYLLKPPTDDELMGAVQKAIDQLNTEWELVSSLKRTQFTLRENLPHLRGRLLLEALQGHRIASSEWARKLANYDLPFHAGDCALMLVRMEEEFGQYDNNDQTLLEYAVINMAEEIMGEFMEVWGVKEEHGYLVFLLQLKVNDTDIGKETILEKLSVQLQSKVKQFLKGSLSIVITEWFAFPDQLYDRFRQASAYFRQIVGDEREFVMRVSNVETPSAQGPLDVLYTPPTFIHLLESGQWDTAEEKILAVCAELDEKWSESWEHCMEAGFLITASFTNLAHRNKLTLANLMGDDIEWLQSGEAFTTISKLRKWSLSVLSKLKEGTSNEIKDIRSEYVKKIQDFTDKNLHLDVSLRVLADHVNLHPTHLSKIYKIETGEGISDYISRLRMDRACHKLVTTTKKVYEISMEIGYMDPAYFIKVFKRQFGVTPQEYRDQH, encoded by the coding sequence ATGCAAATGATCATCGTAGACGATGAAGCACACTGGGTAGATAACCTGTCCATGACCAAACCCTGGCATACGCTGGGGATCGAACAGGTGCACAAAGCATACTCGGCACACGAAGCACTTCAACTGATCGATACGCACCCTATAGATATTGTAATCTCGGATATTCAAATGCCCGAAATGACAGGTATTGAACTGATCGAACGGATCAGAGTCCGTGACAAAAAAATAAAGTGTATTCTTTTATCGGGACATTCCGAATTCGATTACGCCAAAAAAGCAATCCAGTTCGAGGCCGTCGATTACTTGCTGAAGCCGCCAACAGACGATGAATTGATGGGAGCCGTTCAGAAGGCCATCGATCAATTAAATACCGAATGGGAACTCGTAAGTTCACTGAAACGTACCCAGTTTACCCTGCGGGAGAACCTGCCACATTTGCGGGGTCGACTGCTGCTTGAGGCTTTGCAGGGACATCGAATTGCCTCCAGCGAGTGGGCACGGAAACTTGCAAATTACGATCTGCCCTTCCACGCCGGGGATTGCGCATTAATGCTTGTACGTATGGAAGAAGAATTCGGGCAATACGACAACAATGATCAAACCTTGCTTGAATATGCGGTCATCAATATGGCGGAAGAAATTATGGGTGAGTTTATGGAAGTGTGGGGCGTGAAGGAGGAGCATGGATATCTGGTGTTTCTGCTTCAACTGAAAGTGAACGACACCGACATTGGCAAAGAAACCATACTGGAGAAGCTTTCTGTACAGCTTCAGTCCAAAGTTAAGCAGTTTCTGAAGGGTTCCCTTTCCATCGTCATTACCGAATGGTTCGCGTTTCCAGATCAGCTATATGATCGTTTTCGGCAGGCCTCCGCTTATTTCCGGCAAATTGTCGGGGACGAGCGTGAATTCGTGATGAGGGTCAGTAATGTGGAGACTCCGTCGGCACAAGGCCCGCTGGATGTCCTGTATACCCCGCCCACTTTCATTCATCTGTTAGAGAGTGGTCAATGGGATACGGCAGAAGAAAAAATACTAGCCGTCTGTGCGGAGCTGGATGAGAAATGGTCGGAATCGTGGGAGCATTGTATGGAGGCTGGATTTCTAATTACGGCTTCGTTCACCAATCTCGCACACCGTAACAAGCTAACTTTGGCCAATTTAATGGGTGACGATATCGAGTGGTTGCAGAGCGGAGAAGCTTTTACCACGATCAGTAAACTGCGCAAATGGTCGCTTAGTGTACTCAGCAAACTCAAGGAAGGCACGTCCAACGAGATCAAGGACATCCGTTCCGAGTATGTGAAGAAGATTCAGGATTTTACAGATAAAAACCTGCATCTGGATGTTTCTTTGCGTGTACTGGCCGATCATGTTAATCTGCATCCAACCCATTTGTCCAAGATCTATAAGATCGAAACGGGTGAAGGCATCAGTGATTATATCTCGCGCCTGCGCATGGATCGGGCCTGTCACAAGCTGGTTACGACCACCAAAAAAGTATATGAAATCAGCATGGAGATTGGATATATGGACCCGGCTTATTTTATCAAAGTGTTCAAGCGCCAGTTTGGCGTCACGCCGCAAGAGTACCGAGACCAACATTAA